A region of the Methylomagnum ishizawai genome:
GGAAATAGGCCAAATCGGCGTCCGGCAGGTTGATGAAATAGCGGCGCATATCCTCCTTCGCCAGTTCGATGAACAGGTTGCCGATGGCGTTGCCCACGCCCCGCGAGCCCGAGTGCAGCATGAACCAGACCCGGTCGGCCTCGTCCAGGCAGACCTCGATGAAGTGGTTGCCGGTGCCGAGCGTCCCCAGGTGGTTACGGTTGTTGGTCTTGGCGAGCTTGGGGTATTTCGCGGTGATTTCGCGGAACCGGGGTTCCAGCTCGGCCCAGACTTCGTCCACCTCCGGCGGCGGATTCGTCCAGGCGCCCACATCGCGGCTGCCGGGCGTGCGGCCATGGGGGACGGCTTTTTCGATGGCCGTGCGCCAGCCATGCAGGTGGTCGGGCAGGTCGGCGGCGGTCAGCGAAGTGCGGGCGGCGATCATGCCGCAGCCGATATCGACCCCGACCGCCGCCGGGATGATGGCCCCGAGGGTCGGGATCACACTGCCGATGGTGGAGCCCTTGCCGAGATGCACGTCCGGCATCACCGCCACATGGCTGAAGATGAAGGGTAGCCGGGCGATGTTGCAAAGCTGCTGCTTGGCTTCTTCCTCGACCGGGACGCCACGGGTCCACATTTTGATATGGTGGCCTTGGGTGGGCTGGATGACTTCGTAGGATTCGTGGTTCATGGGTTTTCCCCTGGAATAAAAGGCGCGATGACAAGGGGTGATGAAATTCCTATTCGCTACCGGCCATAGGCCGACCGGGACTTGAACCCGGAACCTGCGGATCGCTCCGCCGCTTTACCTTATAATCCCATCGGCATTCATCGCGGTAAAAAGTGAAGTAATAACCTACCAATCGAATTAATTAAATCCCTAGCAAATATAGCCAGCCATTTATTAGCATCCTTATCGAAATGGGATTCACTAAATCCATTTCGTGAATTGGCAACAGCGTTCGTAATCGTTGGGATTGAGTTCACAATTTGCTCAGGAAAAGCACCTGTTTTGCGTAGTTTTCTTGAAATATCATCTTTAACTAATTTCGACAGGGGAAGCAATTCGGAAACATTTGATTTTTCCGGTATATGCTCCCTAATATAAGCTTTATATAGCCCCTCTAAACAGGTATACGCCAATGTCACAGCGCGATTAAATTGCTGTGAATCTATCGCCATATCGATGTTTTTTAGAGACTTATTCAGTTTTTCAGAACTCCAAATATTTCTAGGGATATTTGCTATTGGGACAGCGTAGCCACCACCAAATACCATTGCTCTTATTTCATCCGCATCACTTTTAGCATGTGGCTCCAAAGCATCTATAAATAGCCTAAAAAGCTCACAGCGCTGCTCTTCTCTGAATGAATTAATCACATCCCAATAAAAAGCATTCCTAGACGTGCTTTTTCCGCTTTGGTTTCTAAGTTGAATAAATATCTCATAGCTTGGCACTCCTTTATCCACCTGCTGTGCCATACGCAAAAATTCTGGACCACTATAATATGTAGGCTCATTAGAACGATTAATGATCTCAAATAATTTATTATAGGCAGCAATCCAATTTATTTTCATGCGATTTTATTTTTCAATTGATATTGAATTCATAATCATATAAATCCGCCTACTTTTACTGAAAAGCCTTTCCGCTCACCACCCCGCTCGCTTACAAGCCGGGTACGGGTATTTCGGTCAGCCAGTTCTCCACCACCAACCCCGGCACCCTACGGAAATGCCGCTCGTTGTTGGTCACGACCACCGCGTCCAAGCTCAGGGCGTGCGCCGCGATCATCATGTCCATGGCCCCGATGGGCGTACCGGCGGCTTCCAACTGGGTCCGCAACTCGGCATAGCGCTCGGCGGCGGCGCGGTTCCAATCCAGGATGCCCAGGTGGCGCACAAAATTTTCGACCACCCCGCGGTTGACCTTGGCGCTGGAAGAACGCCGCACGCCATATAGCAACTCGGCATAGGTCACGATGGAAATGACCTGCTGGTCCAAAGGCACCGAGTTCATGCGCTGCCGGGCTTCGGGCGGCTTGTTCCTGATGACGAACGAACAGGTATCCGTGTCGAGGATGTAGAGCTTCGGCATCAGAACAACTCCCGCTCCTGGGGCGGCAAGTCTTCCCGCTCCGCCATGAAATCCGCCGTAACCCGGTCGGGATCATCGAAAAAATCGTCCCAGGATTCCGGTTTGGGCGACAGGATCACCTTGTCGCCCTCCTTGCGGATGAACACTTCCTTGCCCTCGAAGCGGAATTCGGTGGGCAGGCGCACGGCTTGGCTGGAACCGTTCTTAAAAAGCTTGGCGACCCGCGTTTCATACATGATGGCGTCCTCCGTTGATGGGTATATACGCCAGTATATGCGCCCCTCTGGTTTCGTAAAAAGCAGTACGACAACGGCGGCCCCGCGCTTTGGAACAACTGTGGATTCGCCATGGCGTTCATCTCGTGATCGTTGCGGTTACGGCTGAACCATTGCAGCCGCCGTGCCAGGGTTTACGCCATTGCTCCAACCCATTGATTTATCTGATCTGCAATCTGTTTCAGGGTCGATAAGCACTCCATCGGCTTGGCGCGTGGTCCGGGAATTTTTATACTCAAGGCTAAATCCTTAGCGAAAATTCCCATGAAGAACCTTGTCGTCATCGGCTTCATCGGCACCCAGCTCGACGCGGGCAGGGCCGCCGGGCGCTGGGAAAGGTGGCGTCCCAGCGTGGCCCTGACCCAGCGCGAAGACTTGGAAGTCCACCGCTTCGAACTGCTCTACACGCCGCGGCACCTGTCCCTGGTCGAACAAATCGTGGCCGATATCGCCGCCGTTTCGCCGGAAACCCTGGTCCGGCCCGTGGCGCTGGACATCGCCGATCCTTGGGATTTCGGCGAGGTCTACGCGGCGCTGTTCGATTTCGCCAGCGGCTACAGCTTCGATACCCAAGCCGAGGACTATTGGGTCCACATCACCACCGGCACCCATGTCGCCCAAATCTGCTTATTTCTAATGGCCGAAGCCCGCTACCTGCCCGGCCCCTTGCTGCAAACCTCCCCGCCCAAGCGCCAAGGCGTGGGCGAAGTCGGCGGCTATGCCCTGATCGACCTCGATCTTTCCAAATACGACGCCATCGCCCAACGCTTCGCCCGCGCCCAGCAAGACGCCATCGCCCTGCTCAAATCCGGCATCGCCACCCGCAACCCGCAATTCAACCGGGTCATCACCGAGATCGAACAGGTGGCCGTGCGTTCCAAGGCACCGATCCTGTTGATGGGACCGACCGGCGCGGGCAAATCCTTCCTGGCGCGGCGGGTGTTCGAGTTGAAGAAGGCGCGGCGGCAGGTGGCGGGCGGTTTCGTCGAGGTGAATTGCGCCACCCTGCGCGGCGATGGCGCGGCCTCGGCCTTGTTCGGCCATGTCAAGGGCGCGTTCACCGGGGCGATGGCGGAACGCGGCGGCTTGTTGCGGGCGGCGGATGGCGGCGTGTTGTTCCTGGACGAAATCGGCGAACTGGGCCTGGACGAACAAGCCATGCTGCTCAAGGCCATCGAGGACAAGACCTTCTATCCAGTGGGCGGGGACCGCGAAGTCGGCAGCGATTTCCAGTTGATCGCCGGGACCAACCGCGATTTGCGGCGGGAAGTGCTGGCCGGGCGGTTCCGGGAGGATTTGTTCGCCCGCATCAACCTGTGGACCTACGAACTACCCGGACTGGCCCAACGCCCCGAGGATATCGAGCCGAATTTGGATTTCTTCCTGGCCCGGCATTCGGCGGAACTCGGCCACCGGGTGCGGTTCAGCGCCGAGGCCCGGCGCAAATACCTGGCGTTCGCGCAGTCGCCCGCCGCCAAGTGGCGCGGCAATTTCCGCGACCTGGGCGCTTCGGTGATGCGGCTGGCGACCCTGGCCGAGGGCGGGCGGATCGCCGAAAGCCTGGTGGAAACGGAAATCGCCCGGCTGCGGGCCTTGTGGGAGCCGGTGGCGGACGGGGGCCGGGCCGGGTGTTTGCTGACACCGGAAGCCTGGGCGGGACTCGATTGGTTCGACCGGCTGCAACTGGAAGCGGTGATCGGCGTGTGCCGGGAAGCGGCCAGCCTGTCGGACGCGGGGCGGCGGCTGTTCGCCGTGTCCCGGAATCAACGCGCCAGCCCCAACGACGCCGACCGGCTGCGGAAATATCTGGCGCGGTTCGGGCTGGATTGGCAGGCGGTCAAGGCCGGGACCACGTGAGCGGGTGTCCGCCGGAGTCCAAAGCAAGCTTTGGGCTCCTGGCCAGGGGCGGCAAAAGGCTCCGCCACAAAATCATCCAGAAACCTTCATCCTGTTGTAAAATCAACGCCTTGGACACAGGTGCCCAAACGCTTGTTTTCCATCGGTTGGCTGGCCGCGGACTCCCGTGCCGGTGGTCCGGCGCCCCAACCCAAGCCCCATGTTAGCGATGACACGGGGTTTTTTATGTCCGGCGGTTGCCGCCGCTTCCCCATCACGAGAACCCGACCCTATCCATGACCACCATCGCTTCCATCGACGAACTCGACCGCTTCCTCTCTTCCACCGCGATGCCGGAACACGGCCTGAACCTGCACGGACTCGACGGCCTGTGCGCCGCGCTGGCCCTCTCGCCCGAGCCCGTGCCGGCCGGGGAATGGCTGGCCTGGGCCTGGGACAGCGAGGCGGGCGCGCAGCGGCCTGGGTTCGCCGACGCCGAGCAGGAACAACGCCTCACCCGGCAAATCCTCACCCATTATGAGCGGGTCAAGGACGCCATCAAGGAACAACGCTTCGCGCCGCATCCCACCCCCGCCGACGGCGATGCGGTCCAAGACGCGCAGCGCTGGTGCCAGGGCTTCGTGACCGGCATGTCGCTGTCCCCCGACCCTTGGGACAAGCTCCTGGACCGCCACAGCGAAATGCTCTCGCCCATGCTGTTGCTGGGCACCGAGCGCGGCTGCAAAACCATCTCGCAGAGCGGCACCCGCTTCGAGGAAGTCGCCGCCGCCCTGCCCGCCGCGGTCGCCGCCCTCCACGCCCATTTCGCCGCCCAAACCAGCCCGGTACGCAAAGCGGAAGGCAAGGTGGGCCGCAACGAAGCCTGTCCTTGCGGTTCCGGCAAGAAATACAAGAAGTGCTGCGGGTAAGGCTTTCCCAACCTTTCCAGTCCTTTCAAAAGCCTATGGAATCAATCACATAAATTTTCTGTGACCTCCTCAAGCTTGCCTAAACTTTCCCTAGAGCATTTTCATGTTGCTTGTACGGCATGAAAATGCTCTAGCACCATTGGTTACTAACTGAATTTGAAAACGCTGTAACTTAAACCGCGCTCCGTTCATAAAGCGTGCGAAAAAGTTTTCGTTCCGCCCCATACGTTCGATAAAAAGGGTTTCCAGCAGGCCGGCGAAACCAGCCCGAACCTGTCTTGCGCGTTCGCCACTTTGGATGAAAACACGGGCCCGCTCCGGCGGTATCCGGGCTGATAAACCGTATAGCCACCATACCCACCTCCCACCGCCGAAGCTAGCCGACCAAAGCCGATGGTTTCCAAGCTTCTGATCTTTGCCCATGTGGGGATATTCGCCGTCCGATAACGGTGGAACGGCCCAGGAGATAGCCAAGGAATACCCTAGGCCCAAGAAAAACCGGCGGTAGTGTTCAACAAGGAGCTGGCGATGCGGGCTGTGGGACGGACTCGGCCAGAATCGCGTCGGCTCCGCCAGTACAAAAGGAGAAGCGGTTCAAGCCGATATTCACGGGATGGCGCACCACCGGGTGCCGGATCGACCGTAAGGCGGGGGCGTGCGTCGCCTGGGATCGAGGCCCGGAAGCCGCGCCCTGCCCGTCTAGACCGGCTTGCGGGTCGAAGGGTCGAAATGGAAACCGGCATAATACCGGCCTTTGTCGAGGCGCGTGAGCCGGGTCAAGGTAGCCCAGACTTCGAGGTCCAGGCTGGGCAGTTTCATCCGCACCACGCTGCCGGCCTCCAGCAGGGGATCACCGTTGAAATAACCGCCGCAACCATCCAAGGACAAATCCCGTACGCATAATTGCGGCGAGCCCCCCTGGCGGATGACCAAGGCGGTGGACCTGAAAGGCCGACGATAATGTTGTCTACGATTTGCATACATGGCACCCTCCTTTATAGCGATTTTATAATGATTATTGAGCGTCAGCGAGCAGTGCATCCCTGGATTGACTATAACCGCGCCCGATAAGGGTTTTAGGCAAGATTTCATGATCCCAGGCTTATTTTAACGCATCCTCACTCGGACCCATATATGGCAATCTCGCCCAACCCTGAATTCAACGTCTACCAAGCCGAACTTTCCGGGCTGACCCTGGTCGAGGCCAGCGCCGGTACCGGCAAAACCTGGACCATTTCCGGACTCTATACCCGCTTGATCCTGGACTCCGGCTTGAGCGTGGATCAAATCCTGGTCGTCACCTACACCAAAGCCGCCACCGCCGAGCTACAGGACCGTATCCGCAAACGTCTCAGGGACGTACTGGCAGCGTTGGAAACCGGCGATGCCAATGGCGACGAATTCTGCCGCGCCATGCTCGAACGCCACGCCCCGGCCCAGGAACTGGCGGTCCGGCGCTTGACCCGCGCCATCGGCGGTTTCGACCAGGCGGCGGTGTTCACCATCCATGGCTTCTGCCAGCGGCTCCTGAGCGAGAGCGCCTTCGAGTCAGGCAGCGATTTCGATTGCGAAATCCTGCCCAACGAAACCGAGTTGCTGCGCGAAATCGTCGATGATTTTTGGCGGTGCGAAGTCTATCCCGCCTCGGAAGCCTGGGCCGGGTTCCTGCTCGAACAAAAGCAATCGCCCGATCTCTGGCTGGGGGAAATCGCCGGGCATGTCGGCAAGCCCTTTTTGAAAGTGCTGGGCGCGGAGGAAATGGCCGATACGGCGGCGCTGGAAGCCGCCTTCCACGCCGCCATGCGGCGGACCGCCCTGGCTTGGCATCGAGACCGGGCGGGCATTGCGGCGCTTTTGCTCGGCCATCGCGGCTTCAATGGCAAGAAGATCACCGCCGCCAAGCTCAAGCTGTGGCTGGCCGAGGCCGACGCCTATCTCGCGCCCTGGCCGCTGGACGGTATGGCGGGCCTCCCTAGCCTCGCCCTGCCCGAAGGCGTCGGCAAACTGGGCGCGGCCACGCTGGCGGCCTGCATGAACAAGGGCCATGAGCCGCCACAGCATCCGTTCTGCCAAGCTTGCCAAGATTTGCTGAACACCGCCGAGCGTTTGCGTACCGCCTACACCACCCGGCTCATGGCGCTGAAACCGCGTTTGCTGCGCTACTGCGATGAAGAGTTGGAGCGGCGCAAGACCCTGGCCCGGCTGTTCTCCTACAACGATCTGCTGAACCGGCTGGCGACGGCGCTGGACGCCGAACAAGGCGAACGGCTGGCGGCGACCATCCGCCGCCGCTACCAAGCCGCCCTGATCGACGAATTCCAGGACACCGACCCGGTGCAATACCGCATCTTCCGCCGGGTGTACGGCGATGGGGGCCAGCCGGTGTTCTTCGTGGGCGATCCCAAGCAGGCGATTTACGGTTTCCGGGGCGCGGACGTGTTCAGCTACCTGGAAGCGCGGCGGGCCGGCAACATCCGGCGCGGGACGCTGATGCACAACCAGCGCTCCGAACCGGGCTTGATCCGGGCGGTGAACGCCTTGTTCCTGGGCCGGGAGCGCCCGTTCCTGCTGGACGATATCCCCTACCCGGCGGTCGCGCCCGCCCACCGCGCCCGCGATCCGTTGCAGATCGCGGGCGATGGCGGCGAGCCCTTGCGCTTCCTGATGCTGCCCGCCGAGCAGGACGAGGACGGCGCGCCGGTCCCGCTGGGCAAGGGCGCCGCCGCCAGCCTCGCGGCGGAAGGCGCGGCCCACGCCATCGCCCGGCTCTTGCGCGGCGCGGCGGCGGGCCACAACCGCCTGGGCGGACGCCCGCTCGACGGCGGCGATATCGCCGTCCTGGTGGCGACCCACCACCAAGCCCGCCAGGTCGAGGCGGCCCTGCGCCTGTGCGGCGTGCCCAGCGTGCGCCAAGGCCAGGACAATGTGTTCGAGAGCGGCGAAGCCTTGGAATTGGAGCGGGTGCTGCGCGCCATCGCGTCGCCGGGGCGCGAATCCCTGATGAAAGCCGCCCTCGCCACCGAACTGATGGGCTATAGCGCCAACGCCATCCACCGGCTGCAACAGGACGAACCGGGCTGGGAAAAGCTGTTCGAGCGCTTCCAAACCTATCACCAGCTCTGGCTGCGCGAGGGTTTCATGCCCATGTTCCGGCGCTGGTTCGAGGAAGCCGGCGTGACCCGGAACCTCCCCGACTACCGCGATGGCGAACGCCGTTTGACCAACCTCCTGCACCTCGCCGAATTGCTGCAAGTCGAAAGCCGCCGCAAAGCCGGGATCGATACCTTGTTGACCTGGTTTGGCCATACCCTCCGCCAAGCCGCGAAGGCCGACGAAGCCGCCCAACTGCGCCTCGAAAGCGACGCCCAGCGGGTGAAGATCGTCACCGTCCACACCAGCAAGGGCTTGGAATATCCCATCGTGTTCTGTCCCTTCGCCTGGGATGGACGCTTGATGCAGCGCCTCGCCACAGCCATCCTGTTCCACGACGGCTGCGAGCCGGTGCTGGACCTGGGTTCGCCCCAAATCGAAACCCACCGCGCCCAGGCGGTGTTGGAGGAAATGTCGGAGAAGCTCCGGCTGTTGTACGTGGCCCTGACCCGCGCCATCTACCGCTGCTATGTGGTGTGGGGCGATGTGCGGAATGGCCGCGATCCGGGCGAAGGCTTGCATACCACCGCCCTGGGCTGGCTGTTGCACGGCAATCCCGAAATCGACGCCGCCGCCGATCCCGCCGCCGCGCTGGAACAACGGCTGGCGCAAGGCGGCCATCCCCTGATCCTCGGGGATGTGCAAGCGTTCGCGGCCAAGCTGGACGGCGGGGCCAGCGTGGACCCCCTGGATCGCGTCCCATCGAGCTATCGCGCCGCCGACATCGACCCGGCCCCGGAACTCGCGGCCCGTGGCTTTTCGCGCACAGGGCTCTATCCCAGTTGGCGCATGAGCAGCTTCACCGGGCTCGCCACCGGCCGCCACAGCGAAGACCCCGACTACGACCTCTCCGCCGAACCCGACACCGAGGACGAGGAAGCGGCGGGCGATTCCATGTTCGCCTTTCCGCGCGGGGCCAAGGCCGGGACGTGTCTGCACGCCATTTTGGAGGACTGGGACTTCACCCATCCCGACGGCGACAAGCTGGGCGAATTGGTGAAACGCAAGCTCAAGGCCCACGGCCTGGACGAAGCCTGGACCGCCACCGTCCGCAAGAACATCGAAACCCTGCTGGCGACCCCGCTCAACAAGGAAGGCGTGCTATTGGGCGCGATCCCGCCGGAAAAACGGCTGGTGGAAATGGAATTCACCTATACGATCCGGGGCGGCGCGGCGCGGCGCTTCCAACAACTGTTGGAAAACCCGGAACACGGCTGCGACCCGCGCTTCGCCCAGGCGGCGCGGCACCTCGATTTCAAGCATATCGAAGGCTATATGAAGGGCTTCATCGACCTGGTGTTCGAGGCG
Encoded here:
- a CDS encoding RtcB family protein, with amino-acid sequence MNHESYEVIQPTQGHHIKMWTRGVPVEEEAKQQLCNIARLPFIFSHVAVMPDVHLGKGSTIGSVIPTLGAIIPAAVGVDIGCGMIAARTSLTAADLPDHLHGWRTAIEKAVPHGRTPGSRDVGAWTNPPPEVDEVWAELEPRFREITAKYPKLAKTNNRNHLGTLGTGNHFIEVCLDEADRVWFMLHSGSRGVGNAIGNLFIELAKEDMRRYFINLPDADLAYFPQQSEHFADYVQAVEWAQDYARRNRALMMRQVVEAIRRIMPRPFAAEVEAVNCHHNYVQREHHFGKNILVTRKGAVSAREGELGIIPGSMGARSYIVRGKGEPQSFCSCSHGAGRLMSRSEAKRRYSVADQIEATEGVECRKDKGVIDEIPLAYKDIDAVMRAQADLVEIVHTLKQVVCVKG
- a CDS encoding YecA family protein; amino-acid sequence: MTTIASIDELDRFLSSTAMPEHGLNLHGLDGLCAALALSPEPVPAGEWLAWAWDSEAGAQRPGFADAEQEQRLTRQILTHYERVKDAIKEQRFAPHPTPADGDAVQDAQRWCQGFVTGMSLSPDPWDKLLDRHSEMLSPMLLLGTERGCKTISQSGTRFEEVAAALPAAVAALHAHFAAQTSPVRKAEGKVGRNEACPCGSGKKYKKCCG
- the recB gene encoding exodeoxyribonuclease V subunit beta — encoded protein: MAISPNPEFNVYQAELSGLTLVEASAGTGKTWTISGLYTRLILDSGLSVDQILVVTYTKAATAELQDRIRKRLRDVLAALETGDANGDEFCRAMLERHAPAQELAVRRLTRAIGGFDQAAVFTIHGFCQRLLSESAFESGSDFDCEILPNETELLREIVDDFWRCEVYPASEAWAGFLLEQKQSPDLWLGEIAGHVGKPFLKVLGAEEMADTAALEAAFHAAMRRTALAWHRDRAGIAALLLGHRGFNGKKITAAKLKLWLAEADAYLAPWPLDGMAGLPSLALPEGVGKLGAATLAACMNKGHEPPQHPFCQACQDLLNTAERLRTAYTTRLMALKPRLLRYCDEELERRKTLARLFSYNDLLNRLATALDAEQGERLAATIRRRYQAALIDEFQDTDPVQYRIFRRVYGDGGQPVFFVGDPKQAIYGFRGADVFSYLEARRAGNIRRGTLMHNQRSEPGLIRAVNALFLGRERPFLLDDIPYPAVAPAHRARDPLQIAGDGGEPLRFLMLPAEQDEDGAPVPLGKGAAASLAAEGAAHAIARLLRGAAAGHNRLGGRPLDGGDIAVLVATHHQARQVEAALRLCGVPSVRQGQDNVFESGEALELERVLRAIASPGRESLMKAALATELMGYSANAIHRLQQDEPGWEKLFERFQTYHQLWLREGFMPMFRRWFEEAGVTRNLPDYRDGERRLTNLLHLAELLQVESRRKAGIDTLLTWFGHTLRQAAKADEAAQLRLESDAQRVKIVTVHTSKGLEYPIVFCPFAWDGRLMQRLATAILFHDGCEPVLDLGSPQIETHRAQAVLEEMSEKLRLLYVALTRAIYRCYVVWGDVRNGRDPGEGLHTTALGWLLHGNPEIDAAADPAAALEQRLAQGGHPLILGDVQAFAAKLDGGASVDPLDRVPSSYRAADIDPAPELAARGFSRTGLYPSWRMSSFTGLATGRHSEDPDYDLSAEPDTEDEEAAGDSMFAFPRGAKAGTCLHAILEDWDFTHPDGDKLGELVKRKLKAHGLDEAWTATVRKNIETLLATPLNKEGVLLGAIPPEKRLVEMEFTYTIRGGAARRFQQLLENPEHGCDPRFAQAARHLDFKHIEGYMKGFIDLVFEAGGRYYLADYKSNWLGNAYAKYAPARLGAAIARDHYYLQYLIYTVALHRYLGQRLPGYDYGRDFGGVFYLFLRGIKPGQKTGIYWDRPGLALVEGLSGVIG
- the vapC gene encoding type II toxin-antitoxin system tRNA(fMet)-specific endonuclease VapC; this translates as MPKLYILDTDTCSFVIRNKPPEARQRMNSVPLDQQVISIVTYAELLYGVRRSSSAKVNRGVVENFVRHLGILDWNRAAAERYAELRTQLEAAGTPIGAMDMMIAAHALSLDAVVVTNNERHFRRVPGLVVENWLTEIPVPGL
- the rtcR gene encoding RNA repair transcriptional activator RtcR is translated as MKNLVVIGFIGTQLDAGRAAGRWERWRPSVALTQREDLEVHRFELLYTPRHLSLVEQIVADIAAVSPETLVRPVALDIADPWDFGEVYAALFDFASGYSFDTQAEDYWVHITTGTHVAQICLFLMAEARYLPGPLLQTSPPKRQGVGEVGGYALIDLDLSKYDAIAQRFARAQQDAIALLKSGIATRNPQFNRVITEIEQVAVRSKAPILLMGPTGAGKSFLARRVFELKKARRQVAGGFVEVNCATLRGDGAASALFGHVKGAFTGAMAERGGLLRAADGGVLFLDEIGELGLDEQAMLLKAIEDKTFYPVGGDREVGSDFQLIAGTNRDLRREVLAGRFREDLFARINLWTYELPGLAQRPEDIEPNLDFFLARHSAELGHRVRFSAEARRKYLAFAQSPAAKWRGNFRDLGASVMRLATLAEGGRIAESLVETEIARLRALWEPVADGGRAGCLLTPEAWAGLDWFDRLQLEAVIGVCREAASLSDAGRRLFAVSRNQRASPNDADRLRKYLARFGLDWQAVKAGTT
- a CDS encoding PilZ domain-containing protein; amino-acid sequence: MYANRRQHYRRPFRSTALVIRQGGSPQLCVRDLSLDGCGGYFNGDPLLEAGSVVRMKLPSLDLEVWATLTRLTRLDKGRYYAGFHFDPSTRKPV
- a CDS encoding antitoxin → MYETRVAKLFKNGSSQAVRLPTEFRFEGKEVFIRKEGDKVILSPKPESWDDFFDDPDRVTADFMAEREDLPPQERELF